One Thermus amyloliquefaciens genomic window carries:
- a CDS encoding toxin-antitoxin system HicB family antitoxin, with amino-acid sequence MSVLTRLEKRLKEKAKPRLEERLTLRLDPATHSALEALAREHGMTLSELAREALTGGVPS; translated from the coding sequence ATGTCTGTCTTGACCCGCCTGGAGAAGCGCCTAAAGGAGAAGGCCAAGCCCCGCCTCGAGGAGCGCCTCACTCTGCGCCTGGATCCCGCCACCCATAGCGCCCTGGAAGCCCTCGCCAGGGAGCACGGTATGACGCTTTCCGAGCTCGCCCGAGAGGCCCTGACCGGAGGAGTACCGAGCTAG
- a CDS encoding DUF4258 domain-containing protein, with product MREKPVRLTAHARMRLARGATQEEVERAIREAPWAPALEGRWSATLEFPFAGEWNGRRYNAKQVRPIFVEEEDALVVITVYVYFLPKGGL from the coding sequence GTGCGGGAGAAGCCCGTCCGGCTCACCGCCCACGCTCGTATGCGCCTCGCCCGAGGAGCCACCCAGGAAGAGGTGGAGCGGGCCATACGGGAAGCCCCCTGGGCGCCAGCCCTGGAGGGAAGGTGGAGCGCCACCCTAGAGTTCCCTTTCGCGGGGGAGTGGAACGGTCGGCGCTACAATGCCAAGCAGGTTCGGCCCATCTTCGTGGAGGAAGAGGACGCCTTAGTGGTCATCACCGTTTACGTCTACTTCCTGCCCAAGGGGGGTCTCTGA
- a CDS encoding MerR family transcriptional regulator, with the protein MDHSEGEDLGQTLLPPTWPPGPWGSPRPPSGATPPCGRGWWAPAPGPPGGRLWPKEALARLQAAREVHLREGLPLEEALARVQGDFPAAGLALPSEGEALALLRALAERLERVEGELRALREENARLREVLKALEPPVSEATLRRRPWWRFWGR; encoded by the coding sequence ATGGACCACTCGGAAGGGGAAGACCTCGGCCAGACCCTCCTGCCCCCCACCTGGCCGCCCGGGCCCTGGGGGTCTCCCCGGCCACCCTCCGGCGCTACGCCGCCCTGTGGGAGGGGGTGGTGGGCCCCTGCCCCGGGACCCCCGGGGGGCCGGCTCTGGCCCAAGGAGGCCCTGGCCCGCCTCCAGGCGGCCAGGGAGGTCCACCTTCGGGAAGGCCTCCCCCTGGAGGAGGCCCTGGCCCGGGTCCAGGGGGACTTCCCGGCCGCCGGCCTCGCCCTCCCCTCCGAGGGGGAGGCCCTGGCCCTCCTCCGGGCCCTGGCCGAGCGGCTGGAGCGGGTGGAGGGGGAGCTCCGGGCCCTGCGGGAGGAGAACGCCCGCCTCAGGGAGGTCCTGAAGGCCCTGGAGCCCCCGGTCAGCGAAGCTACCTTGAGGAGGCGGCCCTGGTGGCGGTTCTGGGGGCGGTGA
- a CDS encoding primase C-terminal domain-containing protein yields the protein MEALLEAYYGADPSYNGLLSRNPFLHPSEWTWGGGKRWSLRDLHRELRGLLPSGRRKRLDPGLASYGRNRTLFDRLRAEAYAQVAFFRGVPGGREAFRAWVEQRAHALNQALFRDHPKGLLSPREVHHTAKSVAKWTYDRYQGGRVYAVSSTGRPDRSRLSPRPGP from the coding sequence GTGGAGGCGTTGCTGGAGGCCTACTACGGGGCGGACCCCAGCTACAACGGCCTCCTCTCCCGGAACCCCTTCCTCCACCCGTCGGAGTGGACCTGGGGCGGGGGGAAGCGGTGGAGCCTGCGGGACCTGCACCGGGAGCTCCGGGGGCTCCTCCCTTCCGGGAGGCGCAAGCGGCTGGATCCGGGGCTGGCCTCCTACGGGCGGAACAGGACCCTGTTTGACCGCCTGCGGGCGGAGGCCTACGCCCAGGTGGCCTTCTTCCGGGGCGTCCCCGGGGGCCGGGAGGCCTTCCGGGCCTGGGTGGAGCAGAGGGCCCACGCCTTGAACCAGGCCCTCTTCCGGGACCACCCCAAGGGGCTCCTGAGCCCCCGGGAGGTCCACCACACGGCCAAGAGCGTGGCGAAGTGGACCTACGACCGCTACCAGGGCGGACGGGTGTACGCGGTCTCCTCCACGGGGAGGCCGGACCGCAGCCGGCTTTCCCCCAGGCCCGGGCCCTGA
- a CDS encoding ABC transporter permease, translating into MTPLFRAFLARSFALQRRYFTDYALGLLVKVFFFTAILYTSQGYSARPAYVAGFLLWYLAAHLLARMANFFLEEAYLGTLGRLLASPHSPAALVVALSLAELSMALPWVAALAVYARLSGVSLAGLGPEALAASLLALTGVWGLGLSLLAASLRYKQVGSFTEMLTFYLLLFSGFFVPGEKLPLALRTLNTLNPLEWAVRVFLGEGFGPLLAVTVFWVLVGGVAFAHSYSWGRRSGRLLDY; encoded by the coding sequence GTGACTCCCCTTTTTCGCGCTTTTCTGGCACGCAGCTTTGCCCTTCAGAGGCGCTATTTTACCGATTATGCGCTTGGACTTTTAGTGAAGGTGTTTTTCTTTACCGCCATTCTGTATACCAGCCAGGGGTATTCAGCGCGACCGGCCTACGTAGCCGGATTTTTACTCTGGTATCTCGCCGCGCACTTGCTGGCAAGGATGGCCAACTTCTTTCTGGAGGAAGCTTATCTGGGCACGCTAGGCCGGTTGCTCGCCTCGCCCCACTCCCCCGCGGCCCTTGTCGTTGCGCTCTCCCTCGCTGAGCTTTCGATGGCCCTGCCCTGGGTCGCTGCCCTAGCAGTTTACGCTAGGCTGAGCGGTGTTTCGCTGGCTGGCCTCGGGCCGGAAGCGCTGGCCGCCAGCTTGCTGGCGCTGACAGGCGTTTGGGGGCTCGGCCTTTCGTTGCTCGCAGCCTCACTGCGCTACAAGCAAGTGGGGAGCTTTACCGAGATGCTCACCTTTTATCTTCTCCTTTTTTCCGGGTTCTTCGTGCCAGGGGAAAAGTTACCCTTAGCCTTACGCACATTGAACACGCTGAATCCCTTGGAATGGGCGGTTAGGGTTTTTCTAGGAGAGGGGTTCGGGCCGCTACTGGCTGTAACCGTGTTTTGGGTGTTGGTTGGCGGCGTGGCATTTGCCCACAGTTATAGCTGGGGAAGGCGCAGCGGCCGGCTCCTCGATTATTAG
- a CDS encoding DUF5647 family protein, whose amino-acid sequence MVNPAERLAELDGILMQYLLEADLLRELPPAYRLVLLPLDEPEVAAKALAWAREAPNPEGWPLVYALFLEGRPVRLLLPGREVEVAPGPPRGAGEARRAPREEGQAQDRLSQASPTPPPPGPGPSPRRRGGGGASGP is encoded by the coding sequence AGCTGGACGGGATCCTGATGCAATACCTCCTGGAGGCGGACCTCCTCCGGGAGCTTCCCCCCGCCTACCGCCTGGTCCTCCTTCCCCTGGACGAGCCCGAGGTGGCGGCGAAGGCCCTGGCCTGGGCCCGGGAGGCCCCTAACCCCGAGGGCTGGCCCCTGGTCTACGCCCTCTTCCTGGAGGGGAGGCCCGTCCGCCTCCTCCTGCCGGGCAGGGAGGTGGAGGTGGCCCCAGGGCCGCCTAGGGGGGCGGGAGAGGCCCGGAGAGCTCCGAGGGAGGAAGGGCAGGCGCAGGACCGCCTCTCCCAAGCCTCCCCCACTCCACCACCCCCAGGACCAGGACCAAGCCCCAGGAGGCGGGGAGGAGGTGGGGCCTCCGGGCCATGA